The sequence below is a genomic window from Humulus lupulus chromosome 3, drHumLupu1.1, whole genome shotgun sequence.
ACTCCTTTAATCCAAATAAAATAGCTACTTCGGTAAACAACTTCTCATCGATTTCGTTTGGCATAAGAAAAAAGTTGAAAAAAACTCTCgactacattaaaaaaaaaaatggtataacTGCTTGACATAATAAATTCTTTTTTCTACAACAACATTAAGATTCAGAGGTGACAATTCTTGCTCATGGGTCGTCTTCGTGTCGTGCCAATACTCTTGTATTATAAGAAAATACTTAATCCAAATTCGGCCCATTTATTAATGGTGTCGAAAACTAACATGTTTATAAACGGGTTGGTCCGATGACTCATGTAACCTGCTTATATAAAGATCGTATAAAATTTGGATCAACCTATCAACGAATCAACTTATTTATGacacatttataacatatttatGACTAATTTAACACgttcaatataaataaattagcATATTTCCAAATTATGCGCCTATTtttaatgcaaaaatatgataaataaaaacTTGTAATTTTAAATAAGTCGTTAGCAAGTTAGTGTCGTGTTAAGCATGTCAACCCGAACTTGACCCGTTTATTAGACGGGTTAAACAGGTCAACCCAAAAATGACCTAAATTTGTTTAAAGTAAACACAAACCCGTTAACTTCGTGTGAGTTTCGAGTCGTATTATCGTGTCTGACCCGTTTTGCCGTCCCGGTATCAATTGGTATccctattttatttaaaatttaagagaataaaataatacaacaataaaaaataccTCAAATAAATTCTAGCAGTTATCAAATTCTACGAAATTTCTTTATCTATAAAATATAATTTGTTCGTTAGTAAAATATGGATGAGGCAAAATTCAAAATCAATTTCAATATGTCCAACCGTTATAATTATCTATAATTATTATTGTCAAATTAAGGAGTGGCTAGTatgaatatacatatatatatagaaacaATTAAGTACATTGTTCTTCCAGGTAAGAAAATCATATATTGACTTGACAATATTGATTAAGATAGATAATAATATATCATCTACCACCATTTTAATATCATCTCAACCAACTAAAACAGCAAGAGCTTATTAAAACcattctttatattttatttgaattaggGCTTTTGGTGAGACTAGAATTTCAAGTTGCCCATTCAATAAGGCTAGGAAAGGTCTTAATTGTGGCCCACCTCTAATCTTGTAAGGTCTAATGTAAAATGTGGtacttttataaaatattatataaaaaaatgttttcttttgtaggatataaaaaaaaaattgatttttcaaaatttaggatattttaaaaaaaaaatgttttctgtattatattaaattatattaatgaTAATAATTTATGCATTTTTACACCCATATTTTGTCTCACTACCTATTTGAActctatattttaataaattattttttagaccatatattttctaaaataattcaaacagacccctaaattcaattttgatcaaaaattttaaaatcacaaataattcatcaaactaacaactcgaAATAAAAATATAATCATTCTGCTttagaactgtgttgttatattcaatttttattcatcaaaattaaatttaagagtctatttaaaccattttataaaacacaatgtccaaaaaatatattaaaatacaaagtccaaacaaataataatacaaaaacaCAATGTATAAACCCATGATTTAATGCTCTGCTACCTCATCATGCATCATATCAATCCTCTAATATCACATACGAaacattattatttaatatataagatataataatatatataaagtaataaTATGCTCCTCTACTCGAGATCGAATCTTGCTTTTATTAAGTAAGTCTTTAATGCGAATACATAAAAGTACAACATATCATAAAAAGAAAAGCATCAAAGCATCGGGACACCCATTAGGATAGTCAAAGCAAAAGCAAAAGCTGCTACATTGCAATAAATATCAATTGGTCAAAAGACACAACAATCTCAAAATACTATACtttataatattaaaacaaaaaacaaagcAATATAAAAAATGAGTGTTAAACAAAAACCATTCTCctttaccactactactactacaactactaatGGCGTTTTCCCCTGGAGTTGACATTATACCATTTTCAATTTCAGTGTCAAAGCCTCACAATGAGATATATCGAAGGAACATGTCCCTCGTACCAAATTAAACGACATAAAAAACTTACATTGtcgtaaaaaaaaaatcacactgAGGGGAAGAACTTGTTGAGATTGAAAGGCAATGAATAAAACTCCTCAGTTCTCGTATCTGTCTTGAATGACCTGAATCTGTCCCACCAAGGCATGCCTCTATCTTTTTTTGTTGCACTGTCTTTCTTAAGCAAGGTGACATCAAGGAAAATCGCCAACACGCCCGCGACAAAGGGCTCGGATGAGAAGGGGACGTTGATCATGTCGTTGAACTGAGAAAAAATGCACAAGAGTAAACAAATATGGACATAAAGTTGTTTTTAGGAATGTAGGTAAGAGGTGTTGGTTGATACCCATCTTGCTCCAGTGTGGACTGGACCAAAACCGTTCACCACGGTGTACTCGTTGAAGTATTGCGGGATTGACAAGCCCATGAAGAATGAGAAGCCAAGAATAAACTTGGTTCTGAAACTGTTTAGATTGCAAAATTGAAGCAAGCTGAGACCTGCAGAGCCTGCTCATTCAGTCATGGAAAACTAGATCAGTTAACATTCAGTTTTAGGTGTAACAGAGAAATCTGCTCAATCATTTTGTAACACTTACCAACATAGGCAAAGAAAAGACAGTATAATGCTGCAATTATAGGTGCTGGAATTGAGGCAAAGACTGCTCCAAATTTTCCTGTTAGACCAGAATGATTAGTACACTTGTTTTTAAGATGAGAAGTTAAGATTTGGAGAACAATCACTTACCGAGTATAGAAAAGAAGATCATGAATCCAGCTGAAATCTGAACAACTCTTCGGCTACCAACGCGTGTCAATGCCAACAGACCGGCATTTTCACTGCAAGAGTATCAAAGAATGTTTCTCATGTGAGCAAGGGAAGATAGTTATTAAACAAATCGAAAATAAATGTACAAGTATGAGAAGATGAGAAGAATCATACACGGATACTGATGGGCCATTTCCAGTTCCAAAAATACCAGAGAAGAGAATGCCAACCCCCTAGAACCAGAGAAAATTCATTCATTGTATATCAAAGAAAAGAAACCAGAAATAAATATGCTATGTACAACTTTTTGAAGCCACTAGGCAACAACTGCTACAGTTATATAAGTTTGATTGTAACGCAAGCAATCATGATTAATGAGACTTTTACCTGCCAACCAATTCCACGGCTAAGTACAGAAGGTGGCAATGGAGTCGCGCTCGCATACCTTGACACAGCAATGAATACACCAGTGGACTGTGaaacagaagaaaaataaacaaggATTGATCAGTTATTCATTAAGAACAGAAAGCATGTTTTTTAATCTGAGTACGAGCATTGCTATCTGCAGCATCGGTAGGCATAAGAAGAGTGTTTTAGTGTTGATGTATTGAGAGgctacaaaaaataataaatgtaccTCTACTAGTGCAACAAATGAAGCAGCCATCATAGCAAAAGCTTCTCCAGCATCAAAAGTGGGGGCTCCCCATTGAAAGGGATATGGAACTCTTATCCTGTGCAAGGTTGTAAGCAAAAAATAAATCAATCATATTATCTCTGAACTATGTATCTAAATTTCCTTGTTCTCATGTAACACAAAAAGGAAATGCGTCATAACAACATGAATTCAGTTACAAGGAAACAGCAAAAGAGGCTTACCATGGGGCAGCACCAATAATGCCAGAACGGTCAGTTCGACAGCTAATTTGAGTTTTAGGTCCGGTGTTCTTATATGCTCCGCCCACAGTGAGTAGATGAGCATAAACCCAGACAATTGCCACAGAAAATATGACAGCGAACCGATCAAACACGGGTCTCTCCCCACGTATCATATGTGGTATGTACTGAGAGAATTAAGTAGTGAAAATCAATTGACAGAGGCATCAAGAATTGattattttttaacaaaaacCTGGAAATTGAAATAGGACTAATGAAAAGTATATGTGAAAATTACTTGTGAAAATAACAGTAGAAGGATGAGTTGAGGCAGCCCGATCTCCACACATTTTGCAAGCTAGAAATCGAGGCAGATAGTCAATAGCATAAAAGTAACAGCAGATAACAGTAAGAGTAGAATTTTTTTGCCCCTTTTATTGAGACAATTTATAAAGACTCCTACCACAGGAAAACCAAACTCATATAAACCAAAGCCTGATAGAGCTACCAAAGGAACAGCAGACAATGGACTCAAGAACCTGTACAAGCAGAAATTGTTATAGATTAATTTGCTAACCATGAACACAGAAGTAGCCATGAAAGAAGAGGAACTAACTATAGCAGTTTTTAATATGCCAAAAAAGGCAAATAACTAACTGGGAATTTGAGACAAAATAAATTGGAAGAGCGTTAGCAGACCTTGCCACATTACGCCAAAGGCCACTGAAACCGACAACAATCTGGAGAGTTGAGGCGACGATGAGGGCACCCTGAGTACCACGCATTATCCTTTCAAATTTCTGCACTCAAAACAGAGCATATAAATAACAATTCAGTTGAAAAATGACACTAGAAAAAGATCAAGTAAGTGGTGTGCAATGGAAAAACCTCCTGAGGGTTCAAGATGTCGCTGTATCGGCCTGCCAAGATAATCGAAATGGTCGTTGGCACATAGCTATAAGAAGCTCCAATGACAGCAGGCAAACGAGTTCCAAACAATGTTTGAAACAACGTGTTTAAACCAGCAACAAACAGTATCGTTTGAATCATCTTTGCTTTCTCTTCCTAAAAAGATTATCAAGAATTAAATAAGAGAAAACAATCAATATAGTCCTTTTTCTTAGTTTGCTAGTACACATGTTATAACTTACGTTTCCTCCTCCCATTTGGGGCACCAAAGAGGCCGGAATGAGAACCGTTGTGCCAAGCATTACCAGGTAATGTTGGAAACCAAGTAGGATAGCTTCAGCTGCATTAAAAATCAATTGCACAATAACCCTTAAAACTAATACTGACAAGTGGGATTGTTGTAAcgtaaaaaaatagagaaaaagagCTAAGAAAAACAAGGTCTTGAAGAAGATAGTTTGCATAGTTCATAAACTTCACGTAACCAGAGAGATATTGAAGAATGGGGttgaaaaaaaaagttgaaagtaTGCACTTACGCCATGGAGGAGGACTGGTAATGCAGAATGAGATATTTGGTAACTGATCTCTGACCGGATGAGGCTGAAGCT
It includes:
- the LOC133822049 gene encoding nucleobase-ascorbate transporter 7; this translates as MAGGGGGGAAPPPKQEELQPHPVRDQLPNISFCITSPPPWPEAILLGFQHYLVMLGTTVLIPASLVPQMGGGNEEKAKMIQTILFVAGLNTLFQTLFGTRLPAVIGASYSYVPTTISIILAGRYSDILNPQEKFERIMRGTQGALIVASTLQIVVGFSGLWRNVARFLSPLSAVPLVALSGFGLYEFGFPVLAKCVEIGLPQLILLLLFSQYIPHMIRGERPVFDRFAVIFSVAIVWVYAHLLTVGGAYKNTGPKTQISCRTDRSGIIGAAPWIRVPYPFQWGAPTFDAGEAFAMMAASFVALVESTGVFIAVSRYASATPLPPSVLSRGIGWQGVGILFSGIFGTGNGPSVSVENAGLLALTRVGSRRVVQISAGFMIFFSILGKFGAVFASIPAPIIAALYCLFFAYVGSAGLSLLQFCNLNSFRTKFILGFSFFMGLSIPQYFNEYTVVNGFGPVHTGARWFNDMINVPFSSEPFVAGVLAIFLDVTLLKKDSATKKDRGMPWWDRFRSFKTDTRTEEFYSLPFNLNKFFPSV